From a region of the Methylomonas rapida genome:
- a CDS encoding DUF935 domain-containing protein produces the protein MIKQAKAALAALAGVSKKGLQVLQAGARSTQSTPMNYNSVNTLDPTRLANAFAQADQGYITDQATLFELVEEQDAHIFSELAKRRRAVTGLNWDLHPKDDATQAEIDRTKELKDMLCQIPRFEDAQYDLTDAIGKGLAALEIEWRTGAEWVPAALHWVPQRELEIDIKTGDLLYRKNGMTEALRPWGWVIHEHRAKSGYIEQAALFRVLAWTYAYKAYNVRDMQRFLEVYGMPLRLGKYPAGIGKAERDQLLRAVRNIGNDGAGIVPSTMTIDFVTQTSTGNVTDFLNAIQYWERKQSMAILGGTLTSQADGKTSTNALGAIHDKVRREIMLHDVRQIDPTINRDIVRPIALLNGMFAEDRMPEARHDTSDEVDQKAMAEVLDLAAAMGMEIDVDWAHKALQIPKAGKDAKILTVSGKSPAPTQAGAALTRLAALAKQQQDGDIVGNYSQQLAALCMPHEEAAIQQIAAVVAAAGSFDEAIAGIEALNLDSNAWAGSLQLGMAAAHLAGRGDIGGAK, from the coding sequence ATGATCAAACAAGCCAAAGCCGCCTTGGCCGCGCTGGCGGGCGTCAGCAAGAAAGGCCTGCAAGTGTTGCAAGCCGGTGCCCGCTCCACGCAAAGCACGCCGATGAATTACAACAGCGTCAACACGCTGGACCCGACCCGGCTGGCGAATGCGTTTGCCCAGGCCGACCAGGGCTATATCACCGATCAGGCGACGCTGTTCGAGTTGGTCGAAGAGCAGGACGCGCATATTTTTTCGGAGCTGGCCAAGCGCCGCCGCGCGGTGACTGGGTTGAATTGGGACTTGCATCCGAAAGACGATGCCACCCAGGCGGAGATCGACAGGACTAAAGAGCTGAAAGACATGCTGTGTCAGATCCCGCGCTTTGAAGATGCGCAGTACGATTTAACCGATGCCATCGGTAAAGGCCTGGCGGCATTGGAAATCGAATGGCGGACCGGCGCGGAGTGGGTGCCGGCGGCATTGCATTGGGTGCCGCAGCGCGAGTTGGAGATTGACATCAAAACCGGCGATCTGCTGTACCGCAAAAACGGCATGACGGAAGCCTTGCGGCCGTGGGGCTGGGTGATCCACGAGCACCGGGCGAAGTCGGGGTACATCGAACAAGCCGCGTTGTTCCGGGTGCTGGCCTGGACCTATGCCTACAAAGCCTACAACGTGCGCGATATGCAGCGCTTCCTGGAAGTGTACGGCATGCCGTTGCGACTGGGTAAGTATCCGGCCGGCATCGGTAAGGCCGAGCGCGATCAGCTGCTGCGCGCGGTGCGCAATATTGGCAACGACGGTGCCGGCATCGTGCCCAGCACCATGACCATCGATTTCGTCACCCAAACCTCGACCGGCAATGTCACCGACTTTTTGAACGCGATCCAATATTGGGAGCGCAAGCAATCGATGGCGATCCTGGGCGGCACGTTGACCAGCCAGGCGGACGGCAAGACCAGTACCAATGCGCTGGGGGCGATTCACGACAAGGTGCGACGTGAAATCATGCTGCACGATGTGCGGCAGATCGACCCGACCATTAACCGCGATATCGTCCGGCCGATTGCGTTATTGAACGGCATGTTCGCCGAAGACCGTATGCCGGAAGCGCGGCATGATACCTCTGATGAAGTCGATCAAAAGGCGATGGCTGAGGTACTGGATCTGGCGGCGGCGATGGGCATGGAGATCGATGTGGATTGGGCGCATAAGGCGTTGCAGATCCCCAAGGCTGGCAAGGACGCGAAGATTTTAACGGTGTCCGGCAAATCGCCCGCGCCGACCCAAGCCGGGGCGGCATTAACCCGATTGGCAGCACTGGCCAAGCAACAACAGGACGGCGATATCGTCGGCAATTACAGCCAACAATTGGCCGCGCTATGCATGCCACACGAAGAGGCGGCGATTCAACAGATTGCAGCGGTGGTGGCGGCGGCGGGCTCGTTTGATGAGGCGATTGCTGGCATCGAGGCGCTGAATTTGGATAGTAACGCCTGGGCCGGGTCGTTGCAGCTGGGCATGGCGGCGGCGCATTTAGCGGGGCGCGGCGATATCGGCGGTGCAAAATGA
- a CDS encoding PBECR2 nuclease fold domain-containing protein: MTDSPAQLPFKEAIDFYKAKIQLPTASWTDIWQQQHSHAFVVAGAAHDALVEDFYNAIFDAKQNGGGYEDFRGRFDEIVAKHGWSYNGSAGWRSKVIYDTNINQSYNAGRYQQMVAVKHLRPYWEYDHTSIEHPRLEHKAWDGLILSADDVWWDTHMPQNGWGCRCRVNSLSNYEAEQAWQAKGMTGPDTAPPIEWEEKTVGSKGASPRTVRVPKGIDPGFAYNPGKAYLEPTTVPPLTGYGAVLKQRDKPWPTGFKVPEMPKPTKVSPAILLPADIAPEVAVAEFLSIFGATMEEGAAFTDAAGSTLAITKALFADGAGGVAISADLVSNINLLAMTLLEPDEIWWHWVRDEADVGRWRLKRRYLRAFEVDNSNQFVAVSYEWGRTGWAGDQITASKTQADAWLDDSRIGRPLYIR; this comes from the coding sequence GTGACCGATTCGCCGGCCCAACTGCCGTTTAAAGAGGCGATTGATTTTTATAAGGCCAAAATCCAGCTGCCGACCGCGAGTTGGACCGATATTTGGCAGCAGCAACACAGCCACGCCTTTGTCGTGGCCGGGGCGGCGCACGATGCGCTGGTCGAAGACTTCTATAACGCGATTTTCGATGCCAAGCAGAACGGCGGCGGTTATGAGGATTTTCGCGGGCGGTTTGACGAGATAGTGGCCAAGCACGGCTGGAGTTATAACGGTTCCGCCGGCTGGCGGAGCAAGGTGATCTACGACACCAATATCAATCAGTCGTACAACGCTGGACGCTATCAGCAAATGGTGGCGGTCAAGCATCTGCGACCGTATTGGGAGTATGACCACACATCAATCGAGCATCCTCGGTTGGAGCATAAGGCCTGGGACGGGCTGATTTTGTCGGCGGATGACGTCTGGTGGGATACGCACATGCCGCAAAACGGCTGGGGTTGCCGGTGCCGGGTCAATTCGCTGTCCAATTATGAAGCGGAACAGGCCTGGCAGGCCAAAGGCATGACCGGCCCGGACACCGCGCCGCCGATCGAGTGGGAGGAAAAGACGGTCGGCAGCAAAGGTGCGTCGCCGCGCACTGTGCGGGTGCCGAAGGGGATTGATCCCGGCTTTGCGTATAACCCCGGCAAGGCCTATCTGGAACCGACGACGGTGCCGCCGTTGACGGGATATGGCGCTGTGTTGAAACAGCGCGATAAGCCCTGGCCGACTGGGTTTAAGGTGCCGGAAATGCCGAAGCCGACCAAGGTTTCGCCGGCTATTTTGCTGCCGGCCGATATCGCGCCGGAGGTGGCGGTGGCGGAGTTTTTGTCGATTTTCGGGGCGACGATGGAGGAAGGCGCGGCGTTTACCGATGCGGCTGGTTCAACGCTGGCGATTACAAAGGCGTTGTTTGCCGATGGTGCGGGCGGCGTTGCGATTTCTGCTGATTTGGTCTCGAATATCAATTTATTGGCGATGACGTTACTGGAGCCGGATGAGATTTGGTGGCATTGGGTGCGCGATGAGGCGGATGTCGGCCGGTGGCGGCTGAAACGGCGCTATTTGCGGGCGTTCGAGGTGGACAATAGCAATCAATTTGTCGCTGTATCGTATGAATGGGGCCGTACTGGCTGGGCTGGCGACCAGATTACGGCGAGTAAAACGCAAGCAGACGCGTGGTTGGACGATAGCCGAATCGGCCGGCCTCTATATATAAGGTGA
- a CDS encoding phage virion morphogenesis protein, translated as MQFEIEFEVGHLERVLEAVRREIATPEEMLDSIGESLLRVNRRRHEQGVDPEGKAWKKLSSLTLAEGNRKGGPLKKTGRMLASLNYQVSANTLILGFDGQRDSMLAAIHNAGADPYVIRPRTKKALAFAGIVRKRVNHPGLPKRELVGFPDSDKNLVENVTVDHLTRVLTRVR; from the coding sequence ATGCAATTTGAGATCGAATTCGAGGTGGGGCATCTGGAGCGGGTGCTGGAGGCGGTAAGACGTGAGATTGCAACACCGGAGGAGATGCTGGACAGCATCGGCGAGTCGCTGTTGCGGGTTAACAGGCGGCGGCATGAACAAGGCGTCGATCCGGAGGGTAAGGCATGGAAAAAGCTATCGTCATTGACGCTGGCTGAGGGTAATCGCAAGGGCGGACCGCTGAAAAAAACCGGTCGGATGTTGGCCAGTCTGAATTATCAGGTTTCAGCTAATACGTTGATTTTAGGATTTGATGGACAAAGGGATTCAATGCTGGCTGCCATTCACAACGCAGGCGCAGATCCGTATGTTATTCGGCCGCGTACTAAAAAAGCGCTGGCATTTGCGGGTATAGTTCGTAAGCGAGTGAATCATCCAGGACTGCCGAAAAGGGAGCTTGTTGGCTTTCCGGATAGCGATAAAAACTTGGTAGAAAATGTGACGGTCGATCATCTCACACGTGTTTTAACGCGCGTTCGATGA
- a CDS encoding VWA domain-containing protein, with translation MKNRTLHNAFPIVAAAIGNRFGVKVSVGGDQAYTDGKSIQLPAYEGDDPDYQDVAWGLLAHEAAHIRYSDFTLRFGHSVLRRRLCNAIEDVRIEHELAKDFPGTRLTIRTVIEKMIAKGDFVASKIDDHPANILYSYVLKSLRASVLGQSALRPLVEETEIALKATFPNGAVTRLKGLLSEVPEGLYSESDCLHLTDRILTMIEQEFEQQQQRNQAQPSADDEAMHPEPDETDQDADSEDSDDSNGKDSEDDTESDERLPNDTDDVSSSESGGNDASNPENPDEEPTTSSDSAPSNPQDEDVENTEIPDPMGVLQTLLSAEDGDIEQDLFESLKSALSLATEDVSELLMPSGHEPRMDEQAGAFLLRKVQSESGKIRAALQGLVQSQTLNRPQHACRGRRMDGKRLHRLPLGEIRVFQRQQAKAAPNTAIHLLLDKSESMGYQVTDSQGQPMGSRMPIALEATLALALAFEGIPGVNPGVTAFPGRQDDSVFRLLDHGQRVNARASAFSLTATGSTPMTEAIWFGAASLLRCREPRKVLMVMTDGQPNDTLSTLELLQRCRDSGIETVGVGLGLDVSHLFPIAITINDLSGLRAQLFELSKAVLLVA, from the coding sequence ATGAAAAATAGAACCTTACATAACGCATTTCCGATCGTCGCGGCTGCCATCGGCAATCGCTTTGGCGTCAAAGTCAGCGTCGGTGGTGATCAAGCCTATACCGATGGAAAATCGATTCAACTTCCGGCCTATGAAGGTGACGATCCGGATTATCAGGATGTTGCCTGGGGCTTACTGGCACATGAAGCCGCGCATATTCGGTATTCGGATTTTACGCTGCGCTTTGGGCATTCGGTGTTACGCCGGCGGTTATGCAACGCGATTGAAGATGTTCGCATCGAGCATGAACTGGCCAAGGATTTTCCGGGAACACGACTGACCATCCGCACGGTGATTGAAAAGATGATTGCCAAAGGCGACTTTGTTGCCAGCAAAATCGACGATCATCCAGCCAATATTCTGTACAGCTATGTCTTGAAAAGCTTGCGTGCCAGTGTATTGGGTCAGTCGGCGTTACGGCCGTTGGTCGAGGAAACCGAAATCGCATTGAAGGCAACGTTTCCAAACGGTGCGGTGACACGACTGAAAGGCTTGCTGTCCGAAGTACCGGAAGGTTTGTATTCTGAGTCCGATTGCTTGCATTTGACCGATCGCATCCTGACCATGATTGAGCAGGAGTTCGAGCAACAACAGCAGCGTAATCAGGCACAACCATCGGCGGATGATGAAGCCATGCATCCTGAACCGGATGAAACCGATCAGGACGCAGATTCAGAAGATTCGGACGATTCGAATGGCAAGGATTCCGAGGATGACACGGAGTCCGATGAACGCTTACCCAACGACACTGATGACGTATCGTCTTCAGAATCCGGTGGTAACGATGCATCGAATCCGGAAAATCCTGACGAAGAACCGACAACATCTTCCGATAGTGCTCCATCCAATCCGCAAGATGAGGATGTAGAAAATACGGAGATTCCCGACCCGATGGGCGTCTTGCAAACACTATTGTCCGCCGAAGACGGTGACATTGAGCAAGACCTGTTCGAATCGCTGAAATCGGCGTTGTCGTTGGCGACCGAAGACGTATCGGAATTGCTCATGCCGAGCGGCCACGAGCCGCGCATGGACGAGCAAGCCGGTGCGTTTTTGCTGCGCAAGGTGCAAAGCGAATCGGGTAAAATCCGCGCCGCTTTGCAAGGCCTGGTGCAATCGCAAACCTTAAATCGCCCACAACACGCCTGTCGTGGTCGTCGTATGGATGGCAAGCGTTTGCATCGCCTACCTCTCGGTGAAATCAGGGTATTTCAGCGTCAACAGGCGAAAGCGGCACCGAATACGGCCATTCATCTCTTACTCGATAAATCCGAAAGCATGGGTTATCAGGTAACCGATAGTCAGGGTCAACCGATGGGATCGCGAATGCCGATTGCATTGGAAGCCACCTTGGCACTGGCGTTGGCATTTGAAGGAATTCCTGGGGTAAATCCTGGTGTCACCGCGTTTCCGGGGCGCCAAGATGACTCGGTGTTCCGCTTGTTAGATCATGGTCAACGTGTAAATGCCCGAGCCAGTGCATTTTCACTGACGGCTACCGGCAGCACACCGATGACCGAAGCGATTTGGTTTGGTGCGGCGTCACTGCTGCGTTGCCGCGAACCGCGCAAGGTATTGATGGTAATGACCGATGGTCAACCCAACGATACCCTGAGCACACTGGAGCTGTTGCAGCGCTGCCGCGATAGCGGTATTGAAACCGTCGGTGTGGGGTTGGGACTGGATGTCAGTCATCTGTTTCCGATTGCCATC